A DNA window from Paenibacillus sp. HWE-109 contains the following coding sequences:
- a CDS encoding ABC transporter substrate-binding protein, giving the protein MVSKGTRKTWLSAVLILFITLLVIGCTSNSDNPKGSTSPGTSPSGAGSSGGGKDVNATGFPIVANKITMSAFAPQSANIADLNTNWFTKYLEGKTNIHLNWQLVPGETAALNEKKQLLLASGDYPDIFMQGNLTKEEQLLYGQQGVLLPLNKLIDQYAPNIKKAFKDISYLEKAITAPDGNIYAIPSLNECYHCQFSAKMWVNTKWLQKLGLTAPKTTDDFYNMLKAFKEKDPNGNGKADEIALTGSPTGWHTDIETFVMNAFVYYNADNNYFMMSGGKLATSVDQPGFKKGLQFLNKLYAEGLIDKEAFTQKSDALTQKGNSPDIAIAGAIPAGWFGEFTDASPTATRHKDYDPIAPLTGPDGASFTPHYIGVGNSVFAVTNKNKNPEAAIRLADYLYSDEGTTLSNFGEEGRNWVKADATDKNTRGTAARFKVKETSYGVGQVQNDHWNQMGPNFRSAEYRETGYAASQDLYTMDGLETRLYKATKELYEGHQPKEEFPTDIFLTNDQANQVKQLKPIITDYVKQSMLQFIMGAKSFDKDWDAYLKGLKDSGMDQFIKIYQDAYDKVYKK; this is encoded by the coding sequence ATGGTAAGTAAAGGAACCAGAAAAACATGGTTATCGGCGGTCCTGATTTTATTCATTACTTTGCTTGTAATTGGCTGCACATCCAATAGCGATAATCCCAAAGGCAGCACCAGCCCTGGCACTAGCCCAAGTGGGGCAGGAAGCTCAGGCGGGGGAAAAGACGTTAATGCAACCGGCTTTCCGATTGTCGCCAATAAAATTACGATGAGTGCTTTCGCGCCGCAATCCGCTAATATTGCCGATTTGAATACGAATTGGTTTACCAAGTATTTGGAAGGAAAGACGAATATTCATTTGAACTGGCAGCTTGTGCCGGGTGAAACAGCGGCATTGAATGAGAAGAAGCAGCTGCTGCTCGCTAGTGGCGACTATCCCGATATTTTCATGCAAGGGAATCTAACGAAAGAGGAGCAACTGCTCTACGGTCAACAAGGGGTTCTGCTTCCGCTAAATAAGCTGATCGATCAATACGCACCGAACATTAAGAAAGCATTCAAAGACATTTCGTACTTGGAGAAGGCAATCACTGCGCCAGATGGCAATATATACGCGATTCCTTCCTTGAATGAGTGCTATCACTGCCAGTTTTCTGCCAAAATGTGGGTGAACACGAAATGGCTGCAAAAGCTTGGTCTTACTGCACCTAAAACGACTGACGATTTCTACAACATGCTCAAAGCGTTTAAGGAGAAAGATCCGAATGGCAATGGCAAGGCAGATGAAATTGCGTTGACGGGTTCGCCGACAGGTTGGCATACGGATATTGAAACGTTCGTCATGAACGCGTTCGTCTACTACAATGCGGACAACAATTATTTCATGATGAGCGGCGGCAAGCTGGCAACCTCGGTCGATCAACCAGGCTTCAAAAAAGGTCTGCAATTTTTGAACAAACTATATGCGGAAGGCTTGATTGACAAGGAAGCATTTACACAAAAATCAGATGCGCTTACGCAAAAAGGGAATAGCCCTGATATAGCGATTGCCGGCGCGATTCCGGCAGGCTGGTTCGGCGAATTCACGGATGCCTCGCCAACAGCGACGCGGCACAAAGACTATGATCCGATTGCGCCGCTTACAGGACCGGACGGAGCATCGTTCACGCCGCACTACATTGGTGTAGGGAACTCTGTATTTGCCGTGACGAATAAAAATAAAAATCCAGAAGCTGCCATTCGTCTAGCCGATTATCTGTATTCGGATGAAGGCACGACATTGTCGAACTTCGGAGAAGAAGGCCGCAACTGGGTGAAGGCCGATGCAACCGATAAGAATACACGCGGAACGGCGGCTAGGTTCAAAGTGAAGGAAACGTCTTATGGGGTAGGTCAGGTGCAGAACGATCATTGGAATCAAATGGGCCCGAACTTCCGATCTGCTGAATATCGCGAAACAGGGTACGCAGCCAGTCAGGATCTCTATACGATGGATGGCTTAGAAACGCGTCTGTACAAAGCGACCAAGGAATTGTACGAAGGACATCAACCGAAAGAAGAGTTCCCGACGGATATCTTCTTGACGAACGACCAGGCCAATCAAGTGAAACAATTAAAGCCGATTATTACGGATTACGTCAAACAATCCATGCTGCAGTTCATCATGGGGGCTAAGAGCTTCGACAAAGATTGGGACGCTTATTTGAAAGGTCTTAAAGATTCCGGTATGGATCAATTTATCAAAATCTATCAGGATGCCTACGATAAAGTGTATAAGAAGTGA
- a CDS encoding alpha-L-fucosidase, with protein MNKRWERTEWFREARFGMFIHWGLYAIPARGEWVRSFEKLSNEAYEPYFREFNPDRYDPRAWAKAAKAVGQQYAVLTTKHHDGFCLFESEFTDYKASNSPAQRDLIKEYVEAFRDEGLKVGFYYSLIDWHHDDYPAYGDRIHPMRDNEAYQNRPIQFERYVDYLHAQVKELLTNYGQIDVMWFDFSYDDMTGEKWRATELVNLIRSLQPDILIDNRLGGHIKAAEPEVYAGDFYSPEQILPPGGIVDENGLDVPWEACITLNDNWGYHAMDHAYKSPKQVVRALVECISKNGNLLLNVGPDARGEIPSQSLEILTVVGEWMRRNGESIYGCGAADLPKPEWGRYTQKGNMLYAHVFDRGIGPIYFQGLKGRIKKARLLADGSELKISMPWMAEQYSDIASGAFIHLIGAELPDDMDTVIALELVTEVINDESRS; from the coding sequence ATGAACAAGCGTTGGGAACGAACCGAATGGTTCCGGGAAGCACGATTCGGCATGTTTATTCACTGGGGATTGTATGCAATCCCCGCGAGGGGGGAGTGGGTCCGAAGCTTCGAGAAACTGAGCAATGAGGCATACGAGCCGTACTTCCGCGAGTTCAACCCGGACCGTTACGACCCGCGGGCATGGGCCAAAGCAGCGAAGGCGGTAGGACAGCAATACGCTGTACTGACGACGAAGCATCATGATGGCTTCTGCCTCTTTGAAAGCGAGTTTACGGACTATAAGGCTTCGAATTCACCCGCACAGCGGGATTTGATCAAGGAATATGTCGAAGCTTTTCGCGATGAAGGGTTGAAGGTCGGCTTCTACTATTCTTTGATTGATTGGCATCATGATGATTATCCTGCGTACGGGGACCGCATTCATCCAATGAGAGACAATGAAGCATATCAGAACCGTCCGATTCAGTTCGAACGCTACGTGGACTATCTGCATGCGCAAGTGAAAGAGCTGCTTACCAATTATGGGCAAATTGATGTCATGTGGTTTGACTTCTCTTACGATGATATGACGGGTGAAAAGTGGCGGGCAACGGAGCTAGTCAACCTGATTCGCTCCCTGCAACCGGATATTCTTATTGATAATCGGCTTGGCGGCCATATTAAAGCGGCCGAGCCGGAGGTATATGCGGGGGACTTCTATTCCCCTGAGCAAATTCTGCCGCCCGGCGGCATTGTAGACGAGAACGGGCTGGATGTTCCCTGGGAAGCCTGTATTACACTCAACGACAACTGGGGTTATCATGCGATGGACCATGCCTACAAGTCCCCCAAGCAGGTCGTGCGGGCTTTGGTTGAATGCATCAGCAAGAACGGCAATCTGCTCCTCAATGTCGGGCCGGATGCACGAGGGGAAATTCCATCTCAATCCTTAGAGATATTGACGGTTGTTGGTGAATGGATGAGGCGCAATGGCGAAAGCATCTATGGATGCGGAGCAGCGGATCTTCCTAAGCCGGAATGGGGGAGGTATACGCAGAAGGGAAATATGTTGTATGCCCATGTGTTTGATCGCGGTATCGGCCCCATCTATTTCCAAGGACTTAAGGGGAGAATTAAGAAGGCAAGACTCCTTGCAGACGGATCTGAGCTGAAAATATCCATGCCGTGGATGGCGGAACAGTATTCGGATATCGCTAGCGGGGCATTCATTCATTTGATCGGAGCCGAACTGCCGGACGATATGGATACGGTGATCGCGCTTGAATTAGTGACTGAGGTGATAAACGATGAAAGTAGGTCTTAG
- a CDS encoding sugar phosphate isomerase/epimerase family protein, which yields MKVGLSTYSLLGVLKTGEMTVLDAIEWIAEHGGEHMEIVPYGFTLIDQPELAAAVRAKAKEAGIELSNYSMPANFVQETQEAFEAELERVKQHVDLVNELGMTHMRHDVTAFTLPPEMMTIQWFEANLHKMVRGSRIIADYAAQYGITTTIENHGFSVQASDRVQRVLTEVNRPNFKTTLDIGNFMCVDEHPLIGVRKNLPYASLIHMKDFYFRPYHEHPGEGAWFKTANGNYLRGAIVGQGDIDMRRIIKLIKDSGYDGYVTVEFEGMEECRAASIIAMDNVRRLWQEA from the coding sequence ATGAAAGTAGGTCTTAGCACATACAGCTTGTTGGGCGTATTAAAAACAGGAGAAATGACTGTACTCGACGCGATTGAGTGGATTGCCGAGCATGGCGGCGAGCATATGGAAATTGTCCCCTATGGTTTTACGCTGATAGATCAACCCGAGTTAGCGGCTGCAGTCCGCGCGAAGGCCAAGGAAGCTGGCATCGAATTATCCAATTATTCGATGCCTGCCAACTTCGTCCAAGAGACGCAAGAGGCTTTCGAAGCTGAGCTGGAGCGCGTCAAGCAGCATGTTGATTTGGTAAATGAACTCGGCATGACCCATATGCGGCATGATGTGACAGCTTTTACATTGCCGCCGGAGATGATGACGATTCAATGGTTCGAAGCGAACTTGCACAAGATGGTAAGAGGAAGCCGCATCATCGCTGATTATGCGGCCCAATACGGGATTACGACGACCATTGAAAATCACGGCTTCAGCGTACAAGCCAGCGATCGCGTGCAGCGTGTTCTGACCGAAGTCAATCGCCCCAATTTCAAAACAACACTCGATATTGGCAATTTCATGTGCGTCGATGAACACCCGCTTATCGGGGTGCGCAAGAATTTACCCTATGCGTCACTCATCCATATGAAAGATTTTTATTTCAGACCCTACCATGAACATCCCGGAGAAGGAGCCTGGTTCAAGACCGCGAATGGCAACTATCTAAGAGGCGCGATCGTCGGTCAAGGAGATATCGATATGCGCCGAATTATCAAGCTGATTAAGGATTCGGGATATGATGGTTATGTCACAGTGGAATTTGAAGGCATGGAGGAATGCAGGGCAGCCTCCATCATCGCGATGGACAATGTAAGGCGGCTGTGGCAGGAAGCTTGA
- a CDS encoding TetR/AcrR family transcriptional regulator, whose product MENKTSRTDPRILRTRQLLKDAFVELLQEMEIEKISVNRIAERATINRVTFYLHYRDIPDMLEKMADDMIEDIRKILDKDSGNQYVAEEGAWPLLVDLLEHIAEHAKFYKIILASRRTPIFTDRLLKLLSELITARLDSAESEAILAATGIQKDIALWYGSAALIGTIVAWLRKDMPYTPLYLAKQFTLMRSLS is encoded by the coding sequence ATGGAAAATAAAACATCCCGAACCGATCCCCGCATACTCCGCACACGTCAATTGCTGAAAGACGCTTTTGTGGAATTGCTGCAGGAAATGGAAATCGAGAAAATTTCGGTCAATCGTATTGCTGAGCGAGCTACCATAAACCGTGTTACCTTTTATCTGCATTATCGGGACATTCCCGATATGCTGGAGAAGATGGCAGATGATATGATCGAGGATATTCGTAAAATTCTGGACAAGGATTCAGGGAATCAGTATGTCGCAGAAGAAGGCGCGTGGCCGCTGTTGGTGGACTTGCTGGAGCATATAGCCGAACATGCTAAATTTTATAAAATCATACTTGCGTCGAGGCGAACGCCGATTTTTACAGACCGATTGTTAAAGCTGTTGTCTGAATTAATCACCGCAAGACTGGACAGCGCGGAGAGTGAAGCGATTCTTGCTGCTACCGGTATTCAGAAGGATATAGCTCTATGGTATGGATCTGCTGCCTTAATCGGGACTATCGTTGCTTGGCTTCGAAAGGATATGCCATATACGCCGCTATATTTGGCCAAACAATTTACTTTAATGCGTTCGCTTTCATAG